From the genome of Bos taurus isolate L1 Dominette 01449 registration number 42190680 breed Hereford chromosome 2, ARS-UCD2.0, whole genome shotgun sequence, one region includes:
- the LOC780963 gene encoding regulator of microtubule dynamics protein 1: MISRRVEESPKPKRQLHSPPCFSERVFKIEEVLEQADYLYESGETEKLYQLLTQYKESEDAELLWRLARASRDVAQLSGTSEEEKKFLVYEALEYAKRALEKNESSRAAHKWYAICIGDVGDYEGTKAKIANAYIIKEHFEKAIELNPKDATSIHLMGIWCYTVAEMPWYQRRIAKVLFATPPSSTYEEALGYFHRAEQVDPNFYSKNLLLLGKTYLKLHNKKFAAFWLTKAKDYPVHTEEDKQIQTEAAQLLTGFSDKN; the protein is encoded by the exons ATGATTTCTAGAAGAGTTGAGGAATCTCCTAAGCCCAAACGGCAACTACACTCACCACCTTGTTTCTCAGAGAGAG TCTTCAAAATTGAAGAAGTCCTTGAACAAGCAGACTACTTATATGAAAGTGGAGAAACAGAAAAACTTTACCAGTTGCTAACCCAGTACAAGGAAAGTGAAGATGCAGAGTTACTGTGGCGTTTGGCACGGGCATCACGTGATGTAGCTCAGCTTAGTGGAACCTCGGAAGAGGAGAAAAAGTTCTTGGTATATGAAGCCCTAGAGTATGCGAAAAGGGCACTAGAGAAAAACGAATCCAGTCGTGCGGCCCATAAGTGGTATGCAATCTGTATTGGTGATGTTGGAGATTATGAAGGAACCAAGGCTAAAATTGCAAATGCCTACATTATCAAGGAGCATTTTGAGaaagcaattgaactgaaccctAAAGACGCTACTTCAATTCACCTTATGGGTATTTGGTGTTACACAGTTGCTGAAATGCCTTGGTATCAAAGAAGGATTGCTAAAGTGCTGTTTGCAACTCCGCCTAGCTCCACCTATGAGGAGGCCCTAGGCTACTTTCACAGGGCAGAGCAAGTGGATCCAAACTTCTACAGCAAAAACTTGCTCCTTCTAGGAAAGACATATTTGAAGCTGCACAACAAAAAGTTCGCTGCCTTCTGGCTAACAAAGGCCAAGGACTACCCAGTGCACACAGAGGAGGATAAACAGATACAGACAGAAGCTGCTCAGCTACTTACAGGTTTCAGTGACAAGAACTGA